A region of Leclercia adecarboxylata DNA encodes the following proteins:
- a CDS encoding ISL3-like element ISKpn25 family transposase, which produces MLDLLNLPGIKPVDMRHEGKCLVIVAEPVTVEVPLCGDCNIPMHRHGTRKNKFMDTPLYMEPVRLEVQRPRFRCESCGKMSMPELSFLDDKRRATKRLVDVIRQQCLGTTFHALAEQTGVAVNTVKNIAHDLIEELSQTVRYETPVIMGIDEVNLAGGYRCVITNLATNNVFDMLEHRTQEHLKPFFKDLPDADKVEWVCTDMWRPFKRSFAQYLPNAKLVIDKFHVVKMASEALEVERKNYQAQLSKEDRIYVKKSIRWLTLKRPGNLTPAEQKALEVVKQAIPALAMAYDFKEAFFCIYDEPDKQSAQNAFEAWENSLPLYGMEPFKTLVKTVHNHYDDIFAYWDAPFSITNGYTEGLNGLIKMSNRLGRGYSYEIIRAKTLYSKEARKVGSGIRAGRGKVEYGPHIPTLLKQAEGGELD; this is translated from the coding sequence ATGCTTGACCTGCTGAATCTGCCAGGCATCAAGCCGGTCGATATGCGCCACGAAGGCAAGTGCCTTGTGATAGTCGCTGAGCCGGTAACGGTCGAGGTGCCGTTATGTGGGGACTGCAACATCCCTATGCACAGACACGGTACGCGCAAAAACAAGTTCATGGACACGCCGTTGTACATGGAGCCCGTCCGCCTTGAAGTTCAGCGCCCGCGCTTTCGCTGTGAGTCGTGCGGAAAAATGTCCATGCCGGAGTTGAGTTTTCTGGATGACAAACGCCGAGCCACCAAACGGCTGGTCGATGTTATTCGGCAACAGTGCCTGGGAACCACCTTCCATGCTTTAGCTGAGCAAACCGGTGTGGCGGTGAACACCGTCAAGAACATCGCTCACGATCTCATTGAGGAACTCTCCCAAACCGTTCGTTACGAAACCCCAGTCATCATGGGCATTGACGAAGTGAACCTGGCCGGAGGGTATCGCTGTGTAATCACCAATCTGGCAACCAACAACGTCTTTGATATGTTGGAGCATCGAACTCAAGAGCATTTGAAGCCCTTCTTCAAGGATTTGCCGGATGCTGACAAGGTGGAATGGGTCTGTACGGATATGTGGCGACCCTTCAAGCGTTCCTTTGCTCAGTATCTGCCCAACGCCAAACTGGTGATCGACAAGTTCCATGTCGTCAAGATGGCTTCTGAAGCCTTGGAAGTGGAGCGCAAGAACTATCAGGCACAGTTAAGCAAAGAAGATCGCATTTACGTCAAAAAGTCGATTCGCTGGCTCACCCTGAAGCGACCCGGCAACTTGACACCCGCAGAGCAAAAGGCGCTGGAGGTTGTAAAGCAGGCGATCCCAGCACTTGCCATGGCCTATGACTTCAAGGAAGCCTTCTTCTGCATCTACGACGAACCCGACAAGCAGAGCGCTCAGAACGCCTTTGAGGCTTGGGAGAACAGCCTTCCACTTTATGGCATGGAGCCTTTCAAAACACTGGTAAAAACGGTACACAACCATTACGACGACATCTTTGCCTACTGGGATGCGCCGTTCTCAATCACCAATGGCTATACAGAAGGGCTCAACGGCTTGATCAAGATGTCCAATCGGTTAGGTCGGGGTTATAGCTATGAGATCATCCGTGCAAAGACGTTGTACTCCAAAGAAGCCCGCAAGGTTGGCAGTGGTATTCGAGCAGGACGAGGCAAGGTCGAGTATGGACCGCACATTCCGACATTGTTGAAGCAGGCAGAAGGTGGAGAGTTGGATTAA